The genomic window CGGCTCAGGTCGTAGGCCCACATGGTCGGGGCCACGAAGGCGTAGCGCGCGATGACCTCGTAGACCATGACGAAGCAGAGCGGCAGGGTCAGCAGGCAGATCAGGCGCCCGCTCCACAGACTGAAGCTGTCGATTACGGTTATGGTGCGCGCCATCCAGGACGGCATGTCGGGGGGCAACGCGCCCGGCGCACCGCCGCGGCGCTCGGCGATCAGCTCGTCGGTGATGTCCAGTTCGCCGGGATTCGGTTCGTCTGCCATTCAGGGATTTCGATCTTGGTCCGGCCCGCGCCGCGGCGCCGGGCAGGCGCGGGGCCGGTCGTGGAGACCAGCCCCGCTTTCTCTGCGGTCGGAGAGAAGAAGGACTACTTCTTGCTCTTGGCGTATGCCATGCCCAGGTTGGCGTTCGACGTCTGGGCGCCGGCCCAGAAGGGCACCGCCACGTCGGCGAAGGCCTTCTGCGAGTCCCAGACCTTCTTGAAGAAGGCGTTCTCGGCCGCGTTTTTCTCCAGGCTGGCCTTCGCCGCCTCCATGTACTCCGTGAAGTAGTCGGCCGGCGTGTCGTGCAGCTGGACACCGTGATTCTCGGTCAGGTCCTTGAGTGCCTTGCCGTTCTCGTAGATCCGGTAGCTCAGCGAACGGATTAGCGAGGCGTCGGCGGCGACTTCCATGGCCTTCTTCTGATGGTCGCTCAGCTTGTTCCAGACGTCGCCGTTGATGTAGATGTCCGCGTTGACCACAACCTGGTGCAGCCCCTGCAGATAGTAGTGCTTCAGCACCTTCTGGAAGCCGAACACGCTGTCGGGCTTGGGGCAGCACCACTCGGCCGCGTCGATCACGCCCTTCTCCAGGGCTGGCAGGATGTCGCCGCCGCCCATGGCGACCGCGGCCACGCCGATGTCCTTGTAGGTCTGGCCGGGAATGCCCGGAGGCGTGCGGAAGCGGTACTTGCGGAAGTCCTCCATCGAGGCGATCGGCTCCTTGAACCAGCCGAGCGCTTCCGGACCGACCGGCTGCAGCATGAGGCCCTTGACGTTCATGCCCATCTCTTTCCAGAGCTCGTCGTAGAGCTCGCGGCCGCCGCCGTACATGAACCAGGAAACCCAGGCGATGTTGTCGATGCCGACGCCGGCGCCGGCGACCGGCGAGCCGAACAGCATGGCCGCCGGGTGATAGCCGGACCAGTAGTGGGTCCAGGCGAAGCCGCCCTCGATCAGGCCCTTGTCGACCGCCTCGAGGGTCTCCTTGACGCCGACCACGGCGCCGGCCGGCAGAACCTCGATCTCGACCTCGCCGTTGGTCAGCGCGGAAACGTTGGCCGCGAAGTCGTTGAGCATGACGACTTCGTCCGCCTTGCTGGGAATAACGGACTGGATGCGGATCTTGGTCTTTGCCTCGGCGACGCCTGGCGCGGACAGCGTGGCCGCGAGAGCCACGGCGGCCAGGCCGGCCATGCAGTTCTTGAACTCGAACATTAAACGAACCTCCCTAGAGCTTGTTGTTTGGGGTTACCACGACCCTTGGATGCGCAGAACGGCCGGAAACCCGGCGCTTTCCACGATCGCTTCTTGAGTCATTACAACGGAAAAGCCGGCAGCACGAAACGCCTAAAGCGGCCGTCGGCGACTTCCCTGATCACGGCTCCAGCCTCCCGATCTGCGTGCCGCGCACTTGATGTCTCGTTATTGAGATCTATTTGTCCCATTATTGCAGAACAAACGCGGCCCTGCAACGGCGCCGCTAAACGGGGGGACGATCGCCAGCCGTGACGGGGCAGCCGGACCAATTCGATTACATCATCGTTGGGGCGGGTTCGGCCGGCTGCGTACTGGCGAACCGGCTATCGGCCGACGCGGAGCGCCGGGTCCTGCTCCTGGAGGCCGGCGGGACCGACTGGTACCCCTGGATCCACGTCCCGGTCGGCTACTTCAAGACGATCCACAACCCGCTCACCGACTGGTGCTACCGGACCGAGCCCGACCCGGGGCTCGGCGGCCGCGCCCTGCAGTGGCCGCGCGGCCGGGTGCTCGGCGGCTCGAGCTCGATCAATGGGCTGCTCTATATCCGCGGGCAGGCGCGGGACTATGACCAGTGGCGCCAGATGGGCAACGCCGGCTGGGGCTTCGACGACGTCCTGCCCTACTTCAAGCGATCGGAGGACCAGGAGCGCGGTGCCGACGACTACCACGGCGCCGGCGGTCCGCTGGCCGTCTCGGAGCTGCGCTTCACGCTGCCGCTCTGCGACGCGGTGATCGACGCCGCCGAGGAGCTCGGGATCCCGCGCCGCGACGACTTCAACGGCGCCGATCAAGAGGGCGCGGGATACTTCCAGCTGACCGCGCGGCGCGGCCTGCGCTGCAGCTCGGCGGCCGCCTTCCTGAGACCGGTCCGCGCCCGCCCGAACCTGGAG from Kiloniellales bacterium includes these protein-coding regions:
- a CDS encoding TRAP transporter substrate-binding protein — translated: MFEFKNCMAGLAAVALAATLSAPGVAEAKTKIRIQSVIPSKADEVVMLNDFAANVSALTNGEVEIEVLPAGAVVGVKETLEAVDKGLIEGGFAWTHYWSGYHPAAMLFGSPVAGAGVGIDNIAWVSWFMYGGGRELYDELWKEMGMNVKGLMLQPVGPEALGWFKEPIASMEDFRKYRFRTPPGIPGQTYKDIGVAAVAMGGGDILPALEKGVIDAAEWCCPKPDSVFGFQKVLKHYYLQGLHQVVVNADIYINGDVWNKLSDHQKKAMEVAADASLIRSLSYRIYENGKALKDLTENHGVQLHDTPADYFTEYMEAAKASLEKNAAENAFFKKVWDSQKAFADVAVPFWAGAQTSNANLGMAYAKSKK